The Ruania alba genome window below encodes:
- a CDS encoding ATP-grasp domain-containing protein, which translates to MNQNVFVLGLDEANAEVLRSLDGADSLAFHQLLTRDELQQGEVNVPDLLDRAEVQLTAFDGTVDAIVNFWDFPATMMAPILCARRGLPSADLGAVVRCEHKYWSRLVQSRVTNSLPAFGLLDLDADEPHLPDGVSYPAWIKPVESASSEGAYRVADQPQLADVLPRAREDVTRMGRPFEDVLAMLHLPPEIEQVGGTAYMAEEVADGHQMTLEGFVADGTVTAYGLVASINYPDSSSFLRYQYPAPVPLAVRDRIVEISTQVIAATGLDTSTFNIEYFWDPETGRIRLLEINARHSQEHARLFEMVDGVPNHAAMVRLGLGQVPDPPRGERRRYPMAAKWFLRHFSDGIVRRVPDESTLARLEERLDGSVHVRATEGTRLSAGYGEDSYSYVLAEVFVGGEDEEELRRKYDEFRDGVEFEIDDVEEA; encoded by the coding sequence ATGAACCAGAACGTCTTCGTTCTCGGGTTGGACGAGGCGAACGCGGAGGTGCTGCGCTCGCTGGACGGCGCCGACTCGCTCGCGTTCCACCAGCTCCTGACCCGGGACGAGTTGCAGCAGGGGGAGGTGAACGTCCCGGATCTGCTCGACCGCGCTGAGGTCCAGTTGACGGCCTTCGACGGCACGGTGGATGCGATCGTCAATTTCTGGGACTTCCCGGCCACGATGATGGCTCCGATCCTGTGCGCGCGCCGCGGTCTGCCCTCGGCCGACCTGGGCGCGGTGGTGCGCTGCGAGCACAAGTACTGGAGCCGGCTGGTGCAGAGCCGCGTCACTAACTCCCTGCCGGCGTTCGGTCTGCTCGATCTGGACGCCGACGAGCCGCATCTGCCTGACGGGGTGAGCTACCCGGCATGGATCAAACCGGTGGAGTCGGCGTCCTCCGAAGGCGCTTATCGGGTCGCCGACCAGCCCCAGCTCGCCGACGTCCTTCCGCGGGCCCGGGAGGACGTCACCCGGATGGGGCGACCGTTCGAGGACGTGCTGGCGATGCTCCACCTGCCCCCGGAGATCGAACAGGTGGGTGGCACCGCCTACATGGCTGAGGAGGTGGCCGACGGCCATCAGATGACGCTGGAGGGATTCGTCGCCGACGGCACCGTCACCGCGTACGGACTGGTGGCCTCCATCAACTACCCGGACAGTTCCAGCTTCCTGCGCTACCAGTACCCGGCTCCGGTGCCCTTGGCCGTCCGCGACCGGATCGTGGAGATCTCCACCCAAGTCATCGCCGCGACGGGTCTGGACACCTCCACCTTCAACATCGAGTACTTCTGGGACCCGGAGACGGGCCGGATCCGGCTGCTGGAGATCAATGCACGGCACTCCCAGGAGCACGCCCGCCTCTTCGAGATGGTCGACGGCGTCCCGAACCATGCCGCGATGGTGCGCCTGGGCCTGGGGCAGGTCCCCGATCCGCCCCGGGGCGAGCGGCGGCGGTACCCGATGGCGGCGAAGTGGTTCCTGCGGCACTTCAGCGATGGCATCGTGCGGCGCGTTCCGGACGAGTCGACGCTCGCCAGGCTGGAGGAGCGCCTTGATGGCTCCGTCCACGTCCGTGCCACCGAGGGCACCCGGCTGTCCGCCGGTTACGGCGAGGACAGCTACAGCTACGTCCTCGCCGAGGTCTTCGTCGGAGGGGAGGACGAGGAGGAGCTGAGGCGCAAGTACGACGAGTTCCGGGACGGCGTGGAGTTCGAGATCGACGACGTCGAGGAGGCCTGA
- a CDS encoding CocE/NonD family hydrolase, whose product MRIVTSLPHEVEEIEHLWIELRDGTRLAARAWRPVSARSEPVPGIVEMIPYRQRDLTAQRDSIHHPYMAGYGYACLRVDLRGSGNSEGVLEDEYLEQELSDAEEVLAWLADQPWCNGRTAMMGISWGGFNALQVAARRPPSLGAIVTVCSTDDRYTDDVHYMGGCLLTDNLSWASTMFAYNSCPPDPAIVGERWLDMWHQRLDGSGLWLDTWLRHQRRDDYWRHGSIIEDYSAVQVPVFAVSGWADGYSNAVFRLLAGLNAPTRALIGPWSHKYPHLGQPGPAIGFLQEMVTWWDHWLKDRTGNGAMDGPALTIWMQDAAPPATTYDARPGRWVGEPSWPSDRIVERSYPLDLYRILEPGEVASGQSGTVQSPLSVGQFAGKWCSYNAPPDMPYDQREEDGGSLVFNGPELTERLEALGAPVADLEISVDQPVAQLIVRLSDVGTDGAATRVSYGVANLTHREGADDPMPLQPGEHYRVRVPMNGMAQSFPPGHRLRMSVSTSYWPVVWPSPEPVQLTVYPDSSALVLPVRPNDVDEGAIAPSFAEPEGAPPLKVTQLEPAEHDWRVSRNMVDLSGALEVVKNLGAVHFENIDLTVHRNAYERYSFVAEDFNSVRGETVWELGFGRGDWQTRATTRTVLTSSPTHFHLYAEQDAWHGAERVHTQTWSRTIPRDHV is encoded by the coding sequence GTGCGTATCGTCACCTCCCTGCCCCACGAGGTGGAGGAGATCGAGCACCTGTGGATCGAGCTGCGCGACGGTACCCGCCTCGCCGCCCGTGCGTGGCGGCCGGTCTCGGCCCGGAGCGAACCGGTGCCGGGCATCGTGGAGATGATCCCGTATCGGCAACGCGATCTCACCGCGCAGCGGGACTCGATCCATCACCCGTACATGGCCGGCTATGGCTACGCGTGCCTGCGCGTGGACCTGCGGGGTAGTGGCAACTCCGAGGGCGTGCTGGAGGACGAGTACCTGGAGCAGGAACTCAGCGATGCCGAGGAGGTGCTGGCCTGGCTGGCCGACCAGCCCTGGTGCAACGGACGCACAGCGATGATGGGCATCTCCTGGGGCGGGTTCAACGCGCTGCAGGTCGCCGCACGGCGCCCACCGAGCCTCGGTGCCATCGTCACCGTCTGCTCCACCGACGATCGCTACACCGACGACGTGCACTACATGGGTGGCTGCCTGCTTACCGACAACCTGTCCTGGGCCTCGACGATGTTCGCCTACAACTCCTGCCCGCCGGACCCAGCGATCGTCGGCGAGCGCTGGCTGGACATGTGGCACCAACGCCTGGACGGGAGCGGGCTGTGGCTGGACACCTGGCTGCGTCACCAGCGCCGTGATGATTACTGGCGGCACGGATCGATCATCGAGGACTACTCCGCCGTCCAGGTGCCGGTGTTCGCCGTCAGCGGCTGGGCCGACGGCTACTCCAACGCCGTCTTCCGGCTGTTGGCGGGGTTGAACGCCCCCACGCGCGCGCTGATTGGGCCGTGGAGCCACAAGTACCCGCACCTGGGTCAGCCGGGCCCGGCGATCGGATTCCTGCAGGAGATGGTCACCTGGTGGGACCATTGGCTCAAGGATCGCACCGGCAACGGGGCGATGGACGGCCCGGCCCTGACCATCTGGATGCAGGACGCCGCGCCCCCGGCCACCACCTATGACGCGCGGCCCGGTCGGTGGGTGGGTGAACCGTCCTGGCCCAGCGATCGGATCGTGGAGCGCTCCTATCCGCTGGATCTGTACCGGATCCTCGAACCCGGGGAGGTGGCCTCCGGCCAGTCCGGGACGGTGCAGTCCCCGCTTTCGGTGGGGCAGTTCGCCGGAAAGTGGTGCTCCTACAACGCTCCGCCGGACATGCCCTACGACCAGCGCGAGGAGGACGGCGGCTCGCTGGTCTTCAACGGCCCGGAGCTGACCGAGCGGCTGGAGGCTCTCGGCGCTCCGGTCGCCGACCTGGAGATCTCGGTGGACCAGCCGGTGGCGCAGTTGATCGTCCGGCTCTCGGACGTCGGCACCGACGGTGCGGCGACGCGCGTGAGCTACGGCGTCGCCAACCTCACCCATCGCGAGGGCGCCGACGACCCGATGCCGCTACAACCGGGAGAGCACTACCGGGTGCGGGTCCCGATGAACGGTATGGCCCAGTCCTTCCCGCCCGGCCACCGATTGCGGATGTCTGTCTCGACCTCGTACTGGCCGGTCGTGTGGCCCTCGCCGGAGCCCGTGCAGCTGACCGTCTATCCCGACAGCAGCGCTCTCGTGCTCCCGGTGCGACCGAACGATGTGGATGAGGGTGCGATCGCTCCCTCGTTCGCCGAACCCGAGGGAGCGCCGCCGCTGAAGGTGACCCAGCTCGAGCCTGCCGAGCATGACTGGCGGGTGAGCCGGAACATGGTGGACCTGTCCGGCGCGCTCGAGGTGGTCAAGAATCTCGGTGCGGTGCATTTCGAGAACATCGATCTCACCGTGCACCGGAACGCCTATGAGCGGTACAGCTTCGTTGCTGAGGACTTCAACTCGGTGCGTGGAGAGACGGTCTGGGAGCTGGGTTTCGGCCGCGGCGACTGGCAGACGCGCGCGACCACGCGCACGGTGCTGACCTCCAGCCCGACCCACTTCCACCTCTACGCCGAGCAAGATGCGTGGCACGGCGCCGAACGCGTCCACACTCAGACGTGGAGTCGGACGATTCCGCGCGATCACGTCTGA
- the wecB gene encoding non-hydrolyzing UDP-N-acetylglucosamine 2-epimerase: protein MKILSVVGARPQFVKLAPVAAACATAGVEHVIVHTGQHYDELLSDVFFSTLQIPTPDVQLGIGSGSHAEQTGAMLTALEPVLLTHSPDWVLVYGDTNSTLAAALAAVKVHLPVAHLEAGLRSFNRRMPEEHNRVLTDHTADLLLAPTDVAASHLAREGLAERTVVVGDVMTDVLHQVAAAVTGAGPELLERFRMTARGFSVATLHRAENTDDPARLAAIIDGLAAVDHPVLLLAHPRLRAKAAEHGLRLDLGSVRVHEPLGYPDLVALVSQARGVITDSGGLQKEAFELRVPCTTVRTETEWVETVELGWNVLARPEEIAVAATRAQPAATEAAPYGDGHAAERVVEALAQT, encoded by the coding sequence GTGAAGATCCTCAGCGTGGTCGGGGCGCGTCCGCAGTTCGTCAAGCTGGCACCGGTGGCTGCTGCGTGCGCGACGGCAGGGGTCGAGCACGTGATCGTGCACACCGGGCAGCACTACGACGAGCTGCTCTCGGACGTGTTCTTCTCGACCTTGCAGATCCCCACCCCGGACGTGCAGCTCGGGATCGGGTCCGGCTCGCATGCCGAGCAGACCGGGGCGATGCTGACGGCGCTGGAGCCCGTGCTGCTGACCCACTCCCCCGACTGGGTGCTCGTGTACGGGGACACGAACTCGACGTTGGCGGCTGCCCTGGCTGCCGTGAAGGTGCACCTACCCGTGGCACACCTGGAGGCGGGGCTGCGCTCGTTCAACCGGCGGATGCCGGAGGAGCACAACCGGGTGCTCACCGACCACACCGCCGATCTCCTGCTGGCCCCCACGGACGTGGCAGCCTCGCACCTGGCTCGCGAGGGGCTCGCCGAGCGGACCGTGGTGGTCGGCGACGTGATGACCGATGTGCTGCACCAGGTCGCGGCAGCGGTGACCGGTGCGGGGCCGGAGCTGCTGGAGCGGTTCAGGATGACGGCGCGCGGGTTCAGTGTGGCCACCCTGCACCGGGCCGAGAACACCGACGACCCGGCACGACTGGCAGCGATCATCGACGGACTGGCCGCTGTGGACCATCCGGTGCTGCTGCTCGCCCACCCACGTCTTCGGGCGAAGGCTGCCGAGCACGGGCTGCGGCTGGACCTCGGGAGCGTGCGCGTGCACGAGCCGCTCGGCTACCCGGACCTGGTGGCGCTGGTTTCGCAGGCCCGCGGAGTGATCACCGACTCCGGCGGCCTGCAGAAGGAGGCCTTCGAGCTGCGGGTGCCGTGCACCACCGTGCGTACGGAGACCGAGTGGGTGGAGACCGTGGAGCTGGGGTGGAACGTGCTGGCACGGCCTGAGGAGATCGCGGTGGCCGCCACCCGGGCACAGCCGGCGGCCACCGAGGCGGCGCCCTATGGGGATGGGCATGCGGCGGAGCGAGTGGTGGAGGCGCTGGCTCAGACGTGA
- a CDS encoding glycosyltransferase: MNVVAVTPWFPTDDAPTMGTFVASDVAALAARPEVSSVRVVHLIPPAQDDGEPETTRDGIAVQRISMNPRSPLSVLRAGQDLRTAVAGADTVHTMAFPALLPMAWWRPQVPWVHTEHWSGLTTPSTLPLTWRLLLPLLWPLVRRPDVVTAVCEYLATPIRARRGDDPTTVVPCIVPSPEHLQSRPMRPRTPTRLVAVGGLVDRKDPLLAVDTVAELVGRGHPARLTWIGDGPLRTKVQRHARRRKVEHLVRLPGAADAAGVRTALADADVFFLPTRADNFCVSAAEALVEGRPVVVGATGGQGEYIDPRMGALVHDQTAEAYADAVIDVERRTLHLNASDVAATVADRFSPEHVTNGYLEAYARARR, encoded by the coding sequence ATGAACGTCGTCGCCGTCACCCCGTGGTTTCCCACTGACGACGCCCCCACGATGGGCACGTTCGTCGCCTCCGACGTCGCGGCGCTCGCTGCCCGGCCGGAGGTCAGCTCGGTTCGGGTGGTGCACCTGATCCCACCCGCTCAGGACGATGGTGAGCCCGAGACCACCCGTGATGGGATCGCCGTGCAGCGGATCAGCATGAACCCACGCTCGCCGCTGTCCGTGCTGCGTGCCGGCCAGGACCTCCGTACTGCCGTGGCTGGGGCCGATACGGTGCACACGATGGCTTTCCCCGCTCTGCTGCCGATGGCATGGTGGCGTCCCCAGGTGCCCTGGGTGCACACCGAGCACTGGTCCGGCCTCACCACCCCCAGCACGTTGCCGCTGACCTGGCGCCTGCTGCTGCCGTTGTTGTGGCCGCTGGTGCGACGCCCCGACGTCGTCACTGCGGTGTGTGAGTACCTCGCCACCCCGATCCGTGCCCGCCGGGGCGATGACCCGACGACGGTCGTGCCGTGCATCGTTCCCTCACCCGAGCACCTGCAGTCCCGCCCCATGCGCCCGCGCACCCCCACCCGACTGGTCGCCGTCGGGGGACTGGTGGACCGCAAGGATCCGCTGCTCGCGGTGGATACTGTCGCCGAGCTGGTAGGGCGTGGTCACCCAGCCCGGCTCACCTGGATCGGGGACGGCCCGCTACGCACCAAGGTGCAGCGCCATGCCCGGCGCCGCAAGGTGGAGCATCTGGTGCGGCTGCCCGGGGCCGCCGACGCCGCCGGCGTACGTACCGCGCTCGCCGACGCCGACGTGTTCTTCCTGCCCACCCGGGCAGACAACTTCTGCGTGTCCGCCGCTGAGGCCCTCGTCGAGGGACGTCCGGTCGTGGTCGGAGCCACGGGCGGGCAAGGCGAGTACATCGACCCTCGGATGGGCGCCCTGGTGCACGACCAAACCGCTGAGGCCTACGCAGATGCCGTCATCGACGTCGAGCGTCGCACCCTGCACCTGAACGCGAGTGACGTGGCAGCCACCGTGGCTGACCGGTTCTCACCGGAGCACGTCACGAACGGCTATCTGGAGGCCTACGCACGTGCACGCCGCTGA